Proteins from one Oncorhynchus tshawytscha isolate Ot180627B linkage group LG16, Otsh_v2.0, whole genome shotgun sequence genomic window:
- the LOC112216119 gene encoding complement receptor type 2 isoform X1, protein MMNLGYKIMFFLSIAIHASAEVPSKCGTPPSFPHMQVRAKYLRQKNIFSEGAKVLYRCVEGYTQYKGIRSIMCEAGKWTVLSMKCEKKTCGSAGELFNGHYDYTGASLRDKAYAVCNEGFTLKGMEYRMCKESGWSGEIPTCEVGGKPQVVPAEVICPDPSVANGVKLSEADSVYRVGDSVTFTCSEGFLLTGAQQLTCGPDGQWQPQLPLCHSSDITQSSKPDGRCRVPPYLPNAHLSDRYITQTDFGPGERVRYSCALGYVRAGGAYYSTCVSGKWTPVTLRCERKSCGSAGEIFFGDFIYTGVQFGDTATGVCNEGYQLVGQDVRNCMNDGWDGRVPVCEAVQCAEPPTVVNGVTNGYLEPPYLYSTVIGYRCRIGKLIGAREIYCTKDGTWSDPPPECKGAW, encoded by the exons ATGATGAATCTGGGATATAAAATCATGTTCTTTTTATCAATTGCCATACATGCCTCGG cTGAAGTTCCATCGAAATGTGGTACGCCGCCGTCCTTTCCACACATGCAAGTCAGGGCCAAATACCTGAGACAGAAAAACATATTCAGCGAAGGAGCTAAAGTCCTCTACAGATGTGTTGAGGGCTACACTCAGTACAAAGGCATTCGTTCTATCATGTGTGAAGCTGGAAAATGGACAGTGTTATCCATGAAGTGTGAAA AGAAAACGTGTGGATCTGCTGGGGAGTTGTTCAATGGACACTATGATTACACAGGGGCTTCGCTCAGGGACAAGGCATATGCAGTGTGCAATGAGGG GTTTACACTGAaggggatggaatacagaatgtgtAAAGAGTCTGGCTGGAGTGGAGAGATTCCCACTTGTGAAG TAGGAGGTAAACCACAAGTGGTTCCAGCAGAAGTGATCTGCCCTGATCCTTCTGTGGCCAACGGTGTGAAGCTGAGTGAGGCTGACTCAGTGTACAGGGTTGGAGACTCAGTGACCTTCACCTGCTCTGAGGGTTTCCTCCTGACTGGAGCCCAGCAGCTTACCTGTGGACCAGATGGCCAGTGGCAGCCCCAGCTCCCACTCTGTCATTCCTCTGATATAACTCAAAGCTCCAAGCCTGATG GCAGATGTAGAGTGCCACCATACCTCCCCAACGCACACCTTTCTGACCGTTATATAACACAGACAGACTTTGGTCCTGGTGAACGGGTCCGTTACAGTTGTGCCTTGGGATACGTGAGAGCAGGAGGCGCTTACTATAGTACCTGTGTCAGTGGGAAGTGGACGCCAGTAACTCTGAGATGTGAAC GCAAATCATGTGGATCTGCTGGAGAGATCTTTTTTGGTGATTTCATTTATACCGGTGTACAGTTTGGGGATACAGCTACAGGGGTTTGTAATGAGGG GTATCAACTGGTTGGACAGGATGTAAGAAATTGCATGAATGATGGCTGGGATGGGCGTGTTCCGGTCTGTGAAG CTGTGCAGTGTGCTGAACCTCCTACGGTGGTAAATGGAGTAACAAATGGCTATTTGGAACCACCTTACTTGTACAGCACTGTGATTGGCTATCGATGTCGCATAGGGAAACTGATTGGAGCGAGAGAGATCTACTGTACCAAAGATGGGACATGGAGTGATCCACCTCCAGAGTGCAAAG GGGCATGGTGA
- the LOC112216119 gene encoding complement receptor type 2 isoform X2 — protein MMNLGYKIMFFLSIAIHASAEVPSKCGTPPSFPHMQVRAKYLRQKNIFSEGAKVLYRCVEGYTQYKGIRSIMCEAGKWTVLSMKCEKKTCGSAGELFNGHYDYTGASLRDKAYAVCNEGFTLKGMEYRMCKESGWSGEIPTCEGGKPQVVPAEVICPDPSVANGVKLSEADSVYRVGDSVTFTCSEGFLLTGAQQLTCGPDGQWQPQLPLCHSSDITQSSKPDGRCRVPPYLPNAHLSDRYITQTDFGPGERVRYSCALGYVRAGGAYYSTCVSGKWTPVTLRCERKSCGSAGEIFFGDFIYTGVQFGDTATGVCNEGYQLVGQDVRNCMNDGWDGRVPVCEAVQCAEPPTVVNGVTNGYLEPPYLYSTVIGYRCRIGKLIGAREIYCTKDGTWSDPPPECKGAW, from the exons ATGATGAATCTGGGATATAAAATCATGTTCTTTTTATCAATTGCCATACATGCCTCGG cTGAAGTTCCATCGAAATGTGGTACGCCGCCGTCCTTTCCACACATGCAAGTCAGGGCCAAATACCTGAGACAGAAAAACATATTCAGCGAAGGAGCTAAAGTCCTCTACAGATGTGTTGAGGGCTACACTCAGTACAAAGGCATTCGTTCTATCATGTGTGAAGCTGGAAAATGGACAGTGTTATCCATGAAGTGTGAAA AGAAAACGTGTGGATCTGCTGGGGAGTTGTTCAATGGACACTATGATTACACAGGGGCTTCGCTCAGGGACAAGGCATATGCAGTGTGCAATGAGGG GTTTACACTGAaggggatggaatacagaatgtgtAAAGAGTCTGGCTGGAGTGGAGAGATTCCCACTTGTGAAG GAGGTAAACCACAAGTGGTTCCAGCAGAAGTGATCTGCCCTGATCCTTCTGTGGCCAACGGTGTGAAGCTGAGTGAGGCTGACTCAGTGTACAGGGTTGGAGACTCAGTGACCTTCACCTGCTCTGAGGGTTTCCTCCTGACTGGAGCCCAGCAGCTTACCTGTGGACCAGATGGCCAGTGGCAGCCCCAGCTCCCACTCTGTCATTCCTCTGATATAACTCAAAGCTCCAAGCCTGATG GCAGATGTAGAGTGCCACCATACCTCCCCAACGCACACCTTTCTGACCGTTATATAACACAGACAGACTTTGGTCCTGGTGAACGGGTCCGTTACAGTTGTGCCTTGGGATACGTGAGAGCAGGAGGCGCTTACTATAGTACCTGTGTCAGTGGGAAGTGGACGCCAGTAACTCTGAGATGTGAAC GCAAATCATGTGGATCTGCTGGAGAGATCTTTTTTGGTGATTTCATTTATACCGGTGTACAGTTTGGGGATACAGCTACAGGGGTTTGTAATGAGGG GTATCAACTGGTTGGACAGGATGTAAGAAATTGCATGAATGATGGCTGGGATGGGCGTGTTCCGGTCTGTGAAG CTGTGCAGTGTGCTGAACCTCCTACGGTGGTAAATGGAGTAACAAATGGCTATTTGGAACCACCTTACTTGTACAGCACTGTGATTGGCTATCGATGTCGCATAGGGAAACTGATTGGAGCGAGAGAGATCTACTGTACCAAAGATGGGACATGGAGTGATCCACCTCCAGAGTGCAAAG GGGCATGGTGA